In one Mus pahari chromosome 21, PAHARI_EIJ_v1.1, whole genome shotgun sequence genomic region, the following are encoded:
- the Zbtb2 gene encoding zinc finger and BTB domain-containing protein 2 yields the protein MDLTNHGLILLQQLNAQREFGFLCDCTVAIGDVYFKAHKSVLASFSNYFKMLFVHQTSECVRLKPSDIQPDIFSYLLHLMYTGKMAPQLIDPGRLEQGIKFLHAYPLIQEASLASQGSFSHPEQVFPLASSLYGIQIADHQLRQATKMNLGPEKLGREPRPQASRMNQEPVPETSQLSQLTSNLAQVNRTNITPADPLQTSLSPELVSTPVPPPPPGEETNLEASSSDEQPSSLTIAHVKPSIMKRNGSFPKYYACHLCGRRFTLRSSLREHLQIHTGVPFTAGPPGEGRGPLSLCSNAADLGKDALEVPEAGMISDSELQHISDSPIIDGQQQSETPPPSDIADIDNLEQADQEREVKRRKYECTICGRKFIQKSHWREHMYIHTGKPFKCSTCDKSFCRANQAARHVCLNQSIDTYTMVDKQTLELCTFEEGSQMDNMLVQANKPYKCNLCDKTFSTPSEVVRHSCQTQNPDAFALDEGRSVLLGSGDSEVTEPDHPVLASIKKEQETVLLD from the exons atggatttgaCCAACCATGGACTTATTCTACTGCAGCAGTTAAACGCTCAGCGAGAGTTTGGTTTCCTGTGTGACTGCACGGTTGCAATCGGCGATGTGTACTTCAAGGCACACAAATCAGTTCTTGCTTCATTCTCCAATTACTTTAAGATGTTGTTTGTCCATCAGACCAG TGAATGTGTCCGCCTGAAGCCCAGTGACATACAGCCTGACATATTCAGCTATCTGCTCCACCTGATGTACACCGGGAAGATGGCGCCACAACTCATCGACCCTGGGAGACTGGAGCAAGGGATCAAATTCCTTCACGCATACCCCCTCATCCAGGAAGCCAGCCTTGCCAGTCAAGGCAGCTTTTCCCATCCCGAGCAAGTCTTCCCTCTGGCCTCATCCTTGTACGGCATTCAAATCGCAGACCATCAGCTGAGACAAGCCACCAAGATGAATTTAGGGCCTGAGAAGCTTGGGCGGGAGCCGAGGCCACAGGCATCCAGGATGAACCAGGAGCCTGTACCAGAGACCTCGCAGCTGTCCCAGCTGACTTCAAACCTGGCCCAGGTGAATCGGACAAATATAACTCCCGCAGACCCCCTGCAGACCTCGCTGTCCCCTGAACTTGTCTCCACACCTgtgcctccccctcctcctgggGAGGAGACCAACCTAGAGGCCTCTTCCTCTGACGAGCAGCCATCGTCCCTGACGATCGCCCACGTGAAGCCAAGCATCATGAAGAGGAATGGAAGCTTCCCCAAGTACTACGCCTGCCACCTGTGCGGCCGTCGCTTCACGCTGCGCAGCAGCCTGCGGGAACACCTGCAGATCCACACCGGGGTGCCCTTCACTGCCGGCCCGCCGGGGGAAGGCCGCGGGCCCCTGTCGCTCTGCAGCAATGCGGCCGACCTGGGCAAGGATGCTCTGGAAGTACCGGAGGCGGGGATGATCAGCGACAGCGAGCTGCAGCACATCTCCGACTCCCCCATCATCGACGGGCAGCAACAGTCGGAGACACCGCCGCCCTCAGACATTGCAGACATCGACAACCTGGAGCAGGCAGACCAAGAGAGGGAAGTGAAGAGGCGCAAGTACGAGTGCACGATCTGCGGCCGCAAGTTCATCCAGAAGAGCCACTGGCGTGAGCACATGTACATCCACACGGGCAAACCCTTCAAGTGCAGCACCTGTGACAAGAGCTTCTGCAGGGCCAACCAGGCCGCACGCCACGTGTGCCTCAACCAGAGCATTGACACCTACACCATGGTGGACAAGCAGACGCTGGAGCTCTGCACGTTCGAGGAAGGCAGCCAGATGGACAATATGCTGGTGCAGGCCAACAAGCCCTACAAGTGCAACCTGTGCGACAAGACGTTCTCCACACCCAGCGAGGTGGTCAGACACTCCTGCCAGACCCAGAACCCAGACGCGTTTGCCCTGGACGAGGGACGGTCAGTCCTGCTGGGCAGTGGGGACTCAGAAGTAACTGAACCTGACCACCCCGTGTTAGCATCCATCAAAAAGGAACAGGAAACTGTGTTACTAGACTGA